Proteins from a genomic interval of Xanthomonas sp. AM6:
- a CDS encoding glycoside hydrolase family 3 C-terminal domain-containing protein, which yields MSCVLGLLAFPLAHADDAEDRAAALVAKMTREEKVAQAMNDAPAIPRLDVPAYEWWSEGLHGIARNGYATVFPQAIGLAATWNTALLEQVGTVTSTEARAKFNLAGRPGKDHPRYAGLTIWSPNINIFRDPRWGRGMETYGEDPYLTGQLAVGFIRGLQGDDPTHPRTIATPKHLAVHSGPEPGRHGFDVDVSPRDLEATYTPAFRAAIVDGRAGSVMCAYNSLHGTPACAADWLLDGRLRGDWGFKGFVVSDCDAVDDMTQFHYFRADNAGSSAAALKAGHDLNCGHAYRDLGQAIERGDADEALLDRSLVRLFAARYRLGELQPQRKDPYARLGAKDVDSAAHRALALQAAQESIVLLHNRNATLPLKPGLRLAVIGPNADALAALEANYQGTSAAPVTPLLGLRERFGAANVSYAQGAPLAAGVPGMIPETALRSDGKSGLRGEYFDNVDLAGTPRTQRQDRVVSFNWDHVAPAKGVDKDRYSVRWSGELLPPGPGDYTLAVRVARCFDCSGHDPVRLYIDDKLVVAGNAEDKHLPAGMHNADGRNVETVLHFDDTRPRRIRLELEHRGQDQGVRLEWLAPAAPQLAEAERAVAQADAVVAFVGLSPDVEGEELRIDVPGFDGGDRNDLALPAAQQALLERAKASGKPLVVVLMSGSAVALNWARQHADAIVAAWYPGQSGGTAIAQVLAGDVNPGGRLPVTFYRSTKDLPPYVSYDMKGRTYRYFKGEPLFAFGSGLSYTSFAYTAPHLSTATLQAGERLRVSTQVRNSGSRAGDEVVQVYLQYPQRPQSPLRSLVGFQRVTLQPGETRKVSFELDPRQLSDVDRAGQRAVQPGDYRVFVGGGQPGTGAPGGEAAFSIQGSVPLPR from the coding sequence GTGTCATGCGTGCTGGGGCTGCTGGCCTTCCCCCTGGCCCACGCCGACGACGCCGAAGACCGCGCCGCCGCGCTGGTGGCGAAGATGACCCGCGAGGAAAAAGTGGCGCAGGCGATGAACGATGCACCGGCGATTCCGCGCCTGGACGTGCCCGCCTACGAATGGTGGAGCGAGGGCCTGCACGGCATCGCCCGCAACGGCTACGCCACCGTGTTCCCGCAGGCGATCGGCCTGGCCGCGACCTGGAACACCGCCCTGCTCGAGCAGGTCGGTACCGTCACCTCGACCGAGGCGCGCGCCAAGTTCAACCTCGCCGGCCGCCCCGGCAAGGACCACCCGCGCTACGCCGGGCTGACCATCTGGTCGCCGAACATCAACATCTTCCGCGACCCGCGCTGGGGCCGCGGCATGGAGACCTACGGCGAGGACCCCTACCTCACCGGGCAACTGGCGGTGGGCTTCATCCGCGGCCTGCAGGGCGACGACCCGACGCATCCGCGCACCATCGCCACGCCCAAGCACCTGGCCGTGCACAGTGGCCCGGAACCCGGCCGCCACGGCTTCGACGTGGACGTCTCGCCGCGCGACCTGGAAGCGACCTACACCCCCGCCTTCCGCGCGGCCATCGTCGACGGCCGCGCCGGTTCGGTGATGTGCGCCTACAACTCGCTGCACGGCACCCCGGCCTGCGCCGCCGACTGGCTGCTCGACGGCCGCCTGCGCGGCGACTGGGGCTTCAAGGGCTTCGTGGTCTCCGACTGCGACGCGGTCGACGACATGACCCAGTTCCACTATTTCCGCGCCGACAACGCCGGCTCGTCCGCCGCCGCGCTCAAGGCCGGCCACGACCTCAACTGCGGCCACGCCTACCGCGACCTGGGCCAGGCGATCGAACGCGGCGACGCCGACGAAGCCCTGCTCGACCGGTCGCTGGTGCGGCTGTTCGCCGCGCGCTACCGGCTCGGCGAATTGCAGCCACAGCGCAAGGACCCGTACGCGCGGCTGGGCGCCAAGGACGTGGACAGCGCCGCGCACCGCGCGCTGGCGCTGCAGGCCGCGCAGGAGTCGATCGTGCTGCTGCACAACCGCAACGCCACGCTGCCGCTGAAGCCGGGCCTGCGCCTGGCGGTGATCGGCCCCAACGCCGACGCGCTGGCCGCGCTGGAAGCCAACTACCAGGGCACCTCGGCCGCGCCGGTGACGCCGTTGCTGGGCCTGCGCGAGCGCTTCGGCGCCGCGAACGTAAGTTATGCGCAAGGCGCCCCGCTCGCCGCGGGCGTGCCCGGCATGATCCCCGAGACCGCCTTGCGCAGCGACGGAAAGTCCGGCCTGCGTGGCGAGTATTTCGACAACGTCGACCTGGCCGGCACCCCGCGCACGCAGCGCCAGGACCGCGTGGTCAGCTTCAACTGGGACCACGTGGCGCCGGCCAAGGGCGTGGACAAGGATCGCTACTCGGTGCGCTGGAGCGGCGAACTGCTGCCGCCCGGGCCGGGCGACTACACCCTGGCGGTGCGCGTGGCGCGCTGCTTCGACTGCAGCGGCCACGATCCGGTGCGGCTGTACATCGACGACAAGCTGGTCGTCGCCGGCAACGCCGAGGACAAGCACCTGCCGGCCGGCATGCACAACGCCGACGGCCGCAACGTCGAGACCGTGCTGCATTTCGACGACACGCGCCCGCGCCGCATCCGCCTGGAACTGGAGCATCGCGGCCAGGACCAGGGCGTGCGCCTGGAATGGCTGGCCCCGGCCGCGCCGCAACTGGCCGAGGCCGAACGCGCGGTCGCGCAGGCCGATGCGGTGGTCGCCTTCGTCGGCCTGTCGCCGGACGTGGAAGGCGAGGAACTGCGCATCGACGTCCCCGGTTTCGACGGCGGCGACCGCAACGACCTCGCCCTGCCCGCGGCGCAGCAGGCCTTGCTGGAGCGCGCCAAGGCCAGCGGCAAACCGTTGGTGGTGGTGCTGATGAGCGGCAGCGCGGTGGCGCTGAACTGGGCCAGGCAGCATGCCGACGCGATCGTCGCGGCGTGGTACCCGGGGCAATCCGGCGGCACCGCGATCGCGCAGGTGCTGGCCGGCGACGTCAACCCGGGCGGGCGCCTGCCGGTGACCTTCTACCGTTCCACCAAGGACCTGCCGCCGTACGTCAGCTACGACATGAAGGGCCGTACCTACCGCTACTTCAAGGGCGAGCCGCTGTTCGCGTTCGGCAGCGGGCTCAGCTACACCAGCTTCGCGTACACCGCACCGCACCTGTCCACGGCGACGCTGCAGGCGGGCGAGCGGTTGCGGGTGAGCACGCAGGTACGCAACAGCGGCAGCCGCGCCGGCGACGAAGTGGTGCAGGTGTACCTGCAGTACCCGCAACGCCCGCAGTCGCCGCTGCGCAGCCTGGTCGGCTTCCAACGGGTGACGCTGCAGCCGGGCGAAACGCGCAAGGTGAGTTTCGAGCTGGACCCGCGGCAACTGAGCGACGTCGATCGCGCCGGCCAGCGCGCGGTGCAGCCGGGCGACTACCGCGTGTTCGTCGGCGGTGGCCAGCCCGGCACCGGCGCCCCCGGCGGCGAAGCCGCATTCTCGATCCAGGGCAGCGTGCCCCTGCCGCGCTGA